The following coding sequences are from one Deltaproteobacteria bacterium window:
- a CDS encoding alpha/beta fold hydrolase has translation MKARQLETKRGARVRVLEAGSGAPVVFLHGAGGLLDENPFLDELATRYRVYAPELPGYGESLGEELLEDMLDFALHGWDVVAALGLERPNIVGHSMGGMIAAEMAAVAPNDLAKLVLVSAAGLWIPEHPIPDIFAFLPHEYAQVLFHDPAAGQALLTGGLDFTNMQALADFYVANSRRMATAGKILFPIPNRRVAKRLYRVTAETLVVWGKQDRLIPPVYGEKWIQLIPDARLVQLDAAGHMLPYEQPRACATVVANFIG, from the coding sequence ATGAAGGCCAGGCAGCTGGAGACGAAGCGCGGTGCCAGGGTCCGCGTCCTGGAGGCCGGCAGCGGCGCGCCGGTCGTGTTCCTGCACGGGGCCGGCGGCCTCCTCGACGAGAACCCGTTCCTCGACGAGCTGGCGACGCGCTACCGCGTCTACGCGCCCGAGCTCCCCGGCTACGGCGAGTCGCTGGGAGAGGAGCTCCTCGAGGACATGCTCGACTTCGCCCTCCACGGCTGGGACGTCGTGGCGGCGCTCGGCCTCGAGCGACCCAACATCGTCGGGCACTCGATGGGAGGCATGATCGCCGCCGAGATGGCCGCGGTCGCGCCGAACGACCTCGCGAAGCTGGTCCTCGTGAGCGCCGCCGGCCTGTGGATCCCGGAGCATCCCATCCCCGACATCTTCGCGTTCCTCCCCCACGAGTACGCCCAGGTGCTCTTCCACGACCCCGCCGCCGGGCAGGCGCTCCTCACGGGCGGTCTCGACTTCACGAACATGCAGGCGCTCGCCGACTTCTACGTCGCCAACTCGCGGCGCATGGCGACCGCGGGGAAGATCCTCTTCCCCATCCCCAATCGCCGCGTGGCGAAGCGGCTCTACCGCGTGACCGCGGAGACGCTGGTCGTGTGGGGCAAGCAGGACCGGCTCATCCCGCCGGTCTACGGCGAGAAGTGGATCCAGCTCATCCCCGACGCGCGGCTCGTCCAGCTCGACGCGGCGGGGCACATGCTGCCCTACGAGCAGCCGAGGGCCTGCGCGACGGTGGTGGCGAACTTCATCGGCTGA